The Deltaproteobacteria bacterium genome window below encodes:
- a CDS encoding YajQ family cyclic di-GMP-binding protein, giving the protein MPSFDIVSKVDLQEVDNAVNQAVRELGQRYDFKGSRSSIEWDKKGEIVVTGDDDYKLKSVVDIVENKLIKRSIPLKAMEYGKVEEASGGLKRRRLTVRQGIPEDRAKQIAKIIKEMKLKVQTQIQGDQLRVTGKKIDDLQAVIRELKGRDLDVALQFVNMRS; this is encoded by the coding sequence GTGCCGTCTTTCGACATCGTATCGAAGGTAGACCTCCAGGAGGTGGACAACGCCGTCAACCAGGCCGTGCGCGAGCTCGGCCAGCGCTACGACTTCAAGGGCTCCAGGAGCTCCATAGAGTGGGACAAGAAGGGCGAGATAGTCGTCACCGGCGACGACGACTACAAGCTCAAGAGCGTCGTCGACATAGTGGAGAACAAGCTCATAAAGCGGTCCATACCGCTCAAGGCCATGGAATACGGCAAGGTCGAAGAGGCATCGGGAGGGCTGAAGCGCAGGAGACTCACTGTGCGCCAGGGCATCCCCGAAGACAGGGCGAAGCAGATTGCGAAGATCATAAAGGAGATGAAACTCAAGGTCCAGACCCAGATCCAGGGCGACCAGCTCCGCGTCACCGGCAAGAAGATAGACGACCTCCAGGCCGTCATCCGGGAGCTCAAGGGCCGGGACCTCGACGTGGCCCTCCAGTTCGTGAACATGAGGTCCTGA
- the lolA gene encoding outer membrane lipoprotein chaperone LolA, which produces MTGRERRKFLYMLFAAALVFAAPPAPLHAAVGTGEIVRKLQARYDEVTTLAADFTQETKTRAAVRRSSGRVFFKKPGKMRWNYTEPYEDTIISDGRTIWVDQPDLGQVIERDAEDGGPSVASDFLTGVGSIDRDFKVTLTDSTGPVYRLRLTPRTPQPGIKVLFIEVEKESFLVTATVVVDPMGAETRVELTDVKLNVPLADDLFTFHIPEGVRVLRP; this is translated from the coding sequence ATGACGGGAAGGGAACGAAGGAAATTTCTTTATATGCTCTTTGCGGCCGCGCTTGTCTTCGCGGCCCCGCCGGCTCCGCTCCATGCCGCCGTCGGCACCGGCGAGATCGTGAGAAAGCTCCAGGCCCGCTACGACGAGGTGACGACCCTTGCGGCCGACTTCACACAGGAGACGAAGACCAGGGCGGCCGTGCGCCGCTCTTCGGGCAGGGTCTTCTTCAAGAAGCCCGGCAAGATGCGCTGGAACTACACCGAGCCCTACGAAGACACCATAATAAGCGACGGCAGGACCATATGGGTGGATCAGCCGGACCTCGGGCAGGTCATAGAGCGCGACGCCGAGGACGGCGGCCCGTCGGTGGCCTCCGACTTCCTAACCGGCGTCGGCAGCATCGACAGGGACTTCAAGGTGACGCTTACCGACTCGACCGGGCCGGTCTACAGGCTGCGCCTTACGCCGCGCACTCCCCAGCCGGGCATAAAGGTGCTCTTCATCGAGGTGGAGAAAGAGAGCTTCCTCGTCACCGCCACCGTAGTCGTCGACCCCATGGGAGCCGAGACCAGGGTCGAGCTCACCGACGTGAAACTGAACGTCCCCCTGGCCGACGACCTCTTCACCTTCCATATCCCCGAAGGGGTCAGGGTGCTCAGGCCGTAA